The Nerophis lumbriciformis linkage group LG07, RoL_Nlum_v2.1, whole genome shotgun sequence genome window below encodes:
- the LOC133609670 gene encoding armadillo repeat-containing protein 3-like isoform X2 has protein sequence MGRRDNRSKTDDSESSCKDMVESLRIEFKTQTTAVLLLRSPEEDILIVACGAIYKFAEEGDGNKIHLMDLGALEPLCQLVNHSNKMIRRNAIIGLGVMATNSTVRNILQNINVIPSIIARLSLDDTAIQEFGTLYLASLSVESSCKFQIVDNQGLPVLIKLLSNSDPDIQKNSLETIFNLVDDEQICPVFIELCGISHLLLLLKSAFSVIQQLALKTMQKMAANHKDTQITFREEQALDIFINIINDKDLIDLHAETLHVIANCIGDMESFRVIQNSGGLATLMELAQTPKLSESKCINNEIQATAVNCFTRATQNCDLHQFLHEQKVDKVLVDLLSSGCTDCIKTYACQAMATLSCFLPSKGLFRDLGGIPAVVRLLKSKNSAMREQAIQALANLTSENYINTMAVFKAGGHKMLVQRLCDDCPKIVANSIAILGRMAAQEELRCQVIWQGVVPALVEPLKSTDMEVLLSALLCLCELAFEEEARLELQSAEGFEPLVSLLRSSHTEVLRCACMAISVCAKDEPTALEMCRFGALEILQEINLSINRRSKFTEFALISLLKYKVSLKYGLLGYLATGDIIPDGFCDTGKVGFGQTVLSLEEMIMEPVNEKRPVFLVTSMELSDEAPQKDEAQLQCSQESKSKVMDDVSLRFLVKEVKESDLLLNDEGEQYAALARYVSDAMGGQIELQELETFAWVQHLDELKHRLTCNVIPIGMIRKGFYCHRALLFKYLVDCIGLRCTLVRGDYNRAWNEVLIHKEDPCSNENCSQPRCYIVDLMHQPGNLLEVNSPAASDYKSL, from the exons ATGGGGAGGAGAGATAACAGAAGCAAGACCGATGATTCTGAGTCCTCGTGCAAGGACATG GTTGAATCGCTTCGCATCGAATTCAAAACGCAGACAACTGCTGTTCTTCTTCTGAGATCCCCCGAAGAAGACATTTTGATCGTAGCGTGTGGAGCAATCTACAAATTTGCAGAGGAAG GAGATGGTAATAAAATTCACCTGATGGATCTTGGAGCATTGGAGCCTCTTTGTCAGCTCGTCAATCACAGCAACAAGATGATCAGACGCAATGCAATCATTGGACTGGGCGTCATGGCTACCAACA GTACAGTGAGAAATATCCTGCAAAACATCAACGTCATTCCATCGATCATCGCCAGGCTGTCACTGGACG ACACTGCCATTCAAGAGTTTGGGACCCTATACCTGGCCTCACTGTCTGTGGAATCCTCCTGTAAATTCCAAATCGTGGACAACCAAGGCCTGCCAGTATTGATCAAACTCCTTTCCAATTCAGACCCAGATATTCAGAAGAACTCTCTGGAGACCATCTTCAACTTGGTTGAC GACGAGCAAATCTGTCCTGTCTTCATCGAATTGTGCGGGATCAGTCATTTACTACTCCTGCTCAAATCAGCATTCAGCGTCATTCAGCAGCTGGCTCTGAAAACAATGCAGAAGATGGCTGCCAATCACAAAGATACCCAAATCACCTTTCGGGAAGAGCAAGCGCTTGATATATTCATCAATATCATCAATGATAAG GATTTAATTGACCTCCATGCCGAGACCTTGCATGTTATAGCCAACTGTATCGGTGACATGGAGAGTTTCCGGGTGATCCAGAATTCAGGAGGGCTAGCCACGCTAATGGAGCTTGCCCAGACCCCTAAGTTGTCCGAAAGCAAATGCATCAATAATGAAATCCAGGCCACGGCTGTGAACTGCTTCACCAGGGCTACTCAGAATT GTGACCTCCACCAATTTCTGCATGAACAAAAGGTTGACAAGGTTCTGGTAGATCTCTTGTCTTCTGGATGCACAGACTGCATAAAAACATACGCTTGTCAAGCTATGGCCACCTTGAGCTGCTTCCTGCCCAGCAAAGGCCTCTTCAGAGATTTAG GTGGTATACCCGCTGTGGTGCGGTTACTGAAGAGTAAGAATTCAGCGATGAGAGAGCAGGCTATCCAGGCCCTGGCCAACCTCACATCAGAaaactacatcaacactat GGCAGTATTTAAGGCAGGAGGACATAAAATGCTTGTGCAGAGGCTCTGCGACGATTGTCCTAAGATAGTGGCCAATTCGATAGCCATACTTGGCAGGATGGCAGCACAGGAAGAATTGCGCTGTCAAGTGATATGGCAGGGAGTGGTGCCAGCGCTGGTGGAGCCTTTAAAATCGACAGACATGGAGGTCCTGCTCAGTGCCCTGCTGTGCCTCTGTGAACTGGCCTTTGAGGAAGAAGCCAGGCTAGAG CTGCAAAGCGCTGAGGGTTTCGAACCACTCGTCAGTTTGCTGCGTTCCAGTCACACGGAGGTGCTGCGCTGCGCATGCATGGCGATCAGTGTGTGTGCCAAGGATGAGCCCACTGCTCTGGAGATGTGCAGATTTGG AGCCTTGGAAATCCTTCAAGAAATCAATCTATCAATAAACCGTAGGAGCAAGTTTACAGAGTTTGCCTTGATCAGCCTGCTCAAATACAAAGTGTCTCTCAAATATGGTCTGCTTGGTTATTTGGCCACAGGTGATATCATCCCTGATGGCTTCTGTGATACTGGAAAG GTTGGTTTTGGTCAGACAGTTTTGAGCTTAGAAGAAATGATCATGGAGCCAGTAAACGAAAAGCGTCCGGTCTTCCTCGTCACCTCAATGGA GCTGAGCGATGAAGCGCCGCAGAAAGATGAGGCCCAGTTGCAGTGTTCGCAAGAGAGCAAAAGTAAAGTAATGGATGACGTCTCCTTGCGGTTTCTAGTTAAAGAGGTCAAGGAGTCTGACCTGCTTTTGAATGATGAAGGGGAACAATACGCTGCCTTGGCAAG GTACGTAAGCGATGCCATGGGTGGACAAATTGAGCTACAAGAGTTGGAAACATTTGCATGGGTGCAACATCTAGATGAGCTCAAACATCGACTGACGTGTAACGTGATTCCCATTGGCATGATCAGAAAAGGATTCTACTGTCACAGGGCGCTTCTTTTCAAG TACTTGGTTGATTGCATCGGCCTGAGGTGTACTCTGGTCAGAGGTGACTACAACCGAGCTTGGAATGAAGTACTCATCCACAAGGAAGATCCATGCAGCAATGAAAACTGCTCACAGCCACGTTGCTATATTGTGGACCTCATGCACCAGCCTGGAAACTTACTGGAGGTTAATAGTCCTGCTGCTAGTGATTATAAAAGTCTATAG
- the LOC133609670 gene encoding armadillo repeat-containing protein 3-like isoform X1: MKEDAFNVKSTGGRMGRRDNRSKTDDSESSCKDMVESLRIEFKTQTTAVLLLRSPEEDILIVACGAIYKFAEEGDGNKIHLMDLGALEPLCQLVNHSNKMIRRNAIIGLGVMATNSTVRNILQNINVIPSIIARLSLDDTAIQEFGTLYLASLSVESSCKFQIVDNQGLPVLIKLLSNSDPDIQKNSLETIFNLVDDEQICPVFIELCGISHLLLLLKSAFSVIQQLALKTMQKMAANHKDTQITFREEQALDIFINIINDKDLIDLHAETLHVIANCIGDMESFRVIQNSGGLATLMELAQTPKLSESKCINNEIQATAVNCFTRATQNCDLHQFLHEQKVDKVLVDLLSSGCTDCIKTYACQAMATLSCFLPSKGLFRDLGGIPAVVRLLKSKNSAMREQAIQALANLTSENYINTMAVFKAGGHKMLVQRLCDDCPKIVANSIAILGRMAAQEELRCQVIWQGVVPALVEPLKSTDMEVLLSALLCLCELAFEEEARLELQSAEGFEPLVSLLRSSHTEVLRCACMAISVCAKDEPTALEMCRFGALEILQEINLSINRRSKFTEFALISLLKYKVSLKYGLLGYLATGDIIPDGFCDTGKVGFGQTVLSLEEMIMEPVNEKRPVFLVTSMELSDEAPQKDEAQLQCSQESKSKVMDDVSLRFLVKEVKESDLLLNDEGEQYAALARYVSDAMGGQIELQELETFAWVQHLDELKHRLTCNVIPIGMIRKGFYCHRALLFKYLVDCIGLRCTLVRGDYNRAWNEVLIHKEDPCSNENCSQPRCYIVDLMHQPGNLLEVNSPAASDYKSL; the protein is encoded by the exons GTGGCAGAATGGGGAGGAGAGATAACAGAAGCAAGACCGATGATTCTGAGTCCTCGTGCAAGGACATG GTTGAATCGCTTCGCATCGAATTCAAAACGCAGACAACTGCTGTTCTTCTTCTGAGATCCCCCGAAGAAGACATTTTGATCGTAGCGTGTGGAGCAATCTACAAATTTGCAGAGGAAG GAGATGGTAATAAAATTCACCTGATGGATCTTGGAGCATTGGAGCCTCTTTGTCAGCTCGTCAATCACAGCAACAAGATGATCAGACGCAATGCAATCATTGGACTGGGCGTCATGGCTACCAACA GTACAGTGAGAAATATCCTGCAAAACATCAACGTCATTCCATCGATCATCGCCAGGCTGTCACTGGACG ACACTGCCATTCAAGAGTTTGGGACCCTATACCTGGCCTCACTGTCTGTGGAATCCTCCTGTAAATTCCAAATCGTGGACAACCAAGGCCTGCCAGTATTGATCAAACTCCTTTCCAATTCAGACCCAGATATTCAGAAGAACTCTCTGGAGACCATCTTCAACTTGGTTGAC GACGAGCAAATCTGTCCTGTCTTCATCGAATTGTGCGGGATCAGTCATTTACTACTCCTGCTCAAATCAGCATTCAGCGTCATTCAGCAGCTGGCTCTGAAAACAATGCAGAAGATGGCTGCCAATCACAAAGATACCCAAATCACCTTTCGGGAAGAGCAAGCGCTTGATATATTCATCAATATCATCAATGATAAG GATTTAATTGACCTCCATGCCGAGACCTTGCATGTTATAGCCAACTGTATCGGTGACATGGAGAGTTTCCGGGTGATCCAGAATTCAGGAGGGCTAGCCACGCTAATGGAGCTTGCCCAGACCCCTAAGTTGTCCGAAAGCAAATGCATCAATAATGAAATCCAGGCCACGGCTGTGAACTGCTTCACCAGGGCTACTCAGAATT GTGACCTCCACCAATTTCTGCATGAACAAAAGGTTGACAAGGTTCTGGTAGATCTCTTGTCTTCTGGATGCACAGACTGCATAAAAACATACGCTTGTCAAGCTATGGCCACCTTGAGCTGCTTCCTGCCCAGCAAAGGCCTCTTCAGAGATTTAG GTGGTATACCCGCTGTGGTGCGGTTACTGAAGAGTAAGAATTCAGCGATGAGAGAGCAGGCTATCCAGGCCCTGGCCAACCTCACATCAGAaaactacatcaacactat GGCAGTATTTAAGGCAGGAGGACATAAAATGCTTGTGCAGAGGCTCTGCGACGATTGTCCTAAGATAGTGGCCAATTCGATAGCCATACTTGGCAGGATGGCAGCACAGGAAGAATTGCGCTGTCAAGTGATATGGCAGGGAGTGGTGCCAGCGCTGGTGGAGCCTTTAAAATCGACAGACATGGAGGTCCTGCTCAGTGCCCTGCTGTGCCTCTGTGAACTGGCCTTTGAGGAAGAAGCCAGGCTAGAG CTGCAAAGCGCTGAGGGTTTCGAACCACTCGTCAGTTTGCTGCGTTCCAGTCACACGGAGGTGCTGCGCTGCGCATGCATGGCGATCAGTGTGTGTGCCAAGGATGAGCCCACTGCTCTGGAGATGTGCAGATTTGG AGCCTTGGAAATCCTTCAAGAAATCAATCTATCAATAAACCGTAGGAGCAAGTTTACAGAGTTTGCCTTGATCAGCCTGCTCAAATACAAAGTGTCTCTCAAATATGGTCTGCTTGGTTATTTGGCCACAGGTGATATCATCCCTGATGGCTTCTGTGATACTGGAAAG GTTGGTTTTGGTCAGACAGTTTTGAGCTTAGAAGAAATGATCATGGAGCCAGTAAACGAAAAGCGTCCGGTCTTCCTCGTCACCTCAATGGA GCTGAGCGATGAAGCGCCGCAGAAAGATGAGGCCCAGTTGCAGTGTTCGCAAGAGAGCAAAAGTAAAGTAATGGATGACGTCTCCTTGCGGTTTCTAGTTAAAGAGGTCAAGGAGTCTGACCTGCTTTTGAATGATGAAGGGGAACAATACGCTGCCTTGGCAAG GTACGTAAGCGATGCCATGGGTGGACAAATTGAGCTACAAGAGTTGGAAACATTTGCATGGGTGCAACATCTAGATGAGCTCAAACATCGACTGACGTGTAACGTGATTCCCATTGGCATGATCAGAAAAGGATTCTACTGTCACAGGGCGCTTCTTTTCAAG TACTTGGTTGATTGCATCGGCCTGAGGTGTACTCTGGTCAGAGGTGACTACAACCGAGCTTGGAATGAAGTACTCATCCACAAGGAAGATCCATGCAGCAATGAAAACTGCTCACAGCCACGTTGCTATATTGTGGACCTCATGCACCAGCCTGGAAACTTACTGGAGGTTAATAGTCCTGCTGCTAGTGATTATAAAAGTCTATAG